The nucleotide sequence CAAAAAGATCAGCCCTTCTGTTCCCGGAATTACTTTGTATGATTTTGATGGAATATCATAATAGTGCTTTTTTCCATTTTCAAAATTGTAGAAAGACTTGTGTCCAGCATCTAGCATTTCTTGTACCCAACTTGCTGGCTCCATTCCAGCTTCTTTCATTTTGGTAACTGTTTCTTCAACTCCAAGAACATCCCAAGATTCAAACGGGCCTAGCTCCCATGCAAACCCTGCTGCCACAGCCTGATCAATTCTATACAATTCATCTGCAATCTCAGGAATTCTATTCGTGCAATATTTGAAAAGATCGTAAAAGGTTTTTCTATAAAAGTCACCTGCTTTTCCTTCATCCTTTAAAAGAATCGGTAAACGCTCCCTAACATCTTCAATATTCTTAGTTGTATCCATCACATCGAACTTGGCCTTTGATTTTGGCTCATATTCAAGTGTTTTTAGATTTAACTCCAGAATTTCAGATTTTCCATCCTTTTTAACTTTCTTATAGAAACCTTGGCCCGTTTTATCACCTAGCCATTTATTCTCCGATAGAGATTTTACGACTTTAGGAAGTTTAAACTTCTCTCTAGACTCGTCTTTTTCGAGTGCAGCATAGAGATTATTTGAAACATTTACCAATGTATCAAGACCAACAAGATCTGATGTCCGAAAGGTTGCCGATTTAGCATGTCCAATAACTGGCCCTGTAAGTTTGTCAACTTCATTCACTGTTAATCCAAGTTCATCTACAACATGAATGGTGGACATCATGCCATAGACTCCAATTCGGTTAGCAATAAACGCTGGTGTGTCTTTGCAGAGCACTGTTTCTTTTCCTAGATATAGATCTCCGTAGTGCATGAAGAAATCAATAATCTCAGGATCTGTTTTAGTGGTAGGGATGATCTCCAATAGTCGAAGATATCTTGGAGGATTGAAGAAGTGAGTTCCGCAGAAATGCTTCTGAAAATCATCGCTTCTTCCGTCTAGCATAAGATGAATAGGAATGCCTGATGTATTTGAAGTAATAAGGGTTCCAGAAATTCGATGCTGTTCTACTTTCTCGAATAGAGATTTCTTGATATCTAAATTCTCTACAACTACTTCAATGATCCAATCAACTTCTTTGATTCGCTGTAAATCATCATCAAAATTTCCTGTCTCAATCAGACTCGCCTTAGACTTATCGTAGAGCGGAGAAGGGTTTGATTTAATAGCTGTTTGCAATGCATCGTTTACCAGTTTATTCCTAGCTGAAAGATTATCTGTGTCTTTCTCGGATAAATCCCGAGGAACGATATCAAGCAATATCACCTCTACGCCAATATTGGCGAAGTGACAGGCAATACGTGATCCCATTATTCCGGATCCAAGAACTGCTGCTTTCTTAATGGTTCGTTTCATTTATCTATTTTCTTTATTAATTAGCTTATTGATTCTGTAAAAGTCCGCTACTAGCAAACTCATTTGAGATTTCTTCCGCGATCTTATTGAAGAGAGATGGTTCATCAATGATTGCATTAATCTGTTGAACAACAGTGAAGAAATCATTAAGTCTTTCTTGTGGAATAAGTGTTTGAATTTTCGTGTTAAACTCCCTCACAGCTCTTCGAGATAATTCTCGCTTTTCCTGACCTAGATCTGAAAGAAAAATTCGAACTGAGCGACCATCGGTTGGATCTTTTTCGCGATAAACCCATCCCTTTTCTTCCATCGCTTTCAACATACGGGTCAAACTTCTTGACTCCATGCCTAATAAGGGAGCTATCTTAGTAGCAGGGGTTCCATTTTCTACATCTATGTTTAATAAAACAAAGCCAGTAGAAGCAGTCACATCATATTTCGCGCCGAATTGATTGTACATGCGAGAGATGCTGTGCCATAATCCCTTAATGTTATAGTCTACCGTTTCTTCTCTTTTCATCTTATTAATGCTCTAGTATTCAAATATAGCAAAATTTGTTATGCATGCATACTATTTTTCCTTCTGCCTGCTTTTCATCTTAGCTTTGACGATATGGAAGAAAAAGGTATCCCGAAAGAGTTCCATTCGTTTGAGACAAATGCTCCTTTTGAACAGTGCATTGAATGTGAGAAATATCTGCTTGATGATGATACTGAATACATTATTGAAAAGGCTGTCAAAAATTATGAAGGATATTCTGCTAAGGATATTGTCTTTGATTATGCAATTTGTATGGATTGTGCCGAAACCATGCGTAAAGAAATATCGAAAGAGTCATGGGAAAGTATGATGAGATACTTTCAGGAGAATATTGATATTCAATCCAGATTAGAAATGCATAATCAGTCACCAGAAGAGGGTCTCAAATCCTGCATGATTAAAAAGACTCAACTCAATGATTGCGGGGAATACCAAATTTATGCTCATTGTAAAGGCAACAAAATTAATATGGAAAACCCTCCTTACATGATTTCAGGAGAGGTAATGGAAGAGCTTCTGCCCCTTCTGTCTGATAAAACCATTGATGAAATGAATGGCTTTCTGGATAAGCATTTTTCACCAGATCCTTCTTTGATGGAGCCTACTCCACCTAGATTGATTTTGGTTTGAGAGTTTTTAGTTAAAAGTGTATCAATTCACATCAAGTCTCTGTAAAAGATAAATTTTACCTTTTTCATTGACGTAAGACTCGAATTCCTTTTTCTTAAACAATCTTTGAAACGTTGATAAGCTTCTTTCCTCCTCAGGTTCTACTACTTTTAGCTTTTCAACAAAGGCTTTAAGGTTTGTATCAAAAAACACAACTTTTCCTTCATAAATTGCTACATATATTTTTTTTAAACTACTATTCAATTTGAATATATAAGTAATATATGTTCAAAACGACCATATATTTGTATATTTGTTCAACGCTAAGTTAAGCAAAAGCTTGTACTATAGGGCTTGTGCGGAAAACCTCTTAATAGGAGCAATAGAATATAGTTTACAAAAAACCGTTATTAAAGGCATGCTATACTCCAAATCACATTCATCAGAAAGCTTTAGTTTATTTACCCTATTTATAAGCCAGTATTTGAATGGACAAGCTAAATACAAAGACATAATTGACAATGTGATTGTTGAAGCTCATTCGTTAGCAATCGGAGAAAAGCAAATCTTTCAAGTCGATAGAGATAAATTAAAAATCATAGTTCATCTAAAAAACGCTGATACGAAGTTTTTTCAAAGAATTGACCCTGATCAGTTAAAAATAGATGATTACAGAAAGTTAAAGACTCTTTTAAGCCAAGAATCGATAGATGCTTAAACTTCTAGAACTGCATTTTGCACAACTAGAAAAAGCATGGAGTAAATCTAAATTCAATGTCTATTCCGATCCTAAAAAAGGAGATTACCATAACCTTCTTGAAAGACTCTTTAACAAAATAAAAGTTGAAGATTTTACTTCTTTGGATGAAGAAGAGATTAGAGAGTTAAAAGTATTAATAGACTTTTTCTTTAAGAATTTAGAATATCTTAATTCAACGACTTTAAATAATATCCCATTTGAGATTATAAAATCTTTAGAAATCGTTCTAAGGAGTTGGGTTAAAGATTCTGAAAAATATATTATTGTTACTTCGCTACTAGATCAAATGGACTTTTATTTTGATCCAACATTATACACAGTACAGTATTATTATGATGTAATTAAAGAAAGATATAGTATTGATTTTGAAAATCGCTTAATACAAATATCTCTGCCTAAACTCTTATCAAATGATTACTTAGCTGCCTCCGTCCTGTATCACGAGTTGGGGCATTTTATTGATAAACATTTCCGAATCTCTGAAACGATAGTTTTAGAAATGGATGAAAATCCCAAAATCAAAGAACGTTTAATTAGCGAAGAATATATTCCAGATTTTATAGCAGATGAAAACGACTATCTTGAAAGCCACCTAATGGAATATTTTGCGGACATATTTGCTGCAACATACCTAGGTAACTCTTGTATTAAATACTTAGAGTTTTTAGACATTGAAAGATATAATGAAGTTTCCTATACTCATCCTTCAACATTGAACAGAAGTAAAATTGTTGACTCATATTTACAAAACGATAAAAATACACTCCTGGATCTAATAAATAAGTATACTAAGCTTATTACTGAGCAGGAATTTATACCTATAATAAATAATCTGAGTATTGATTCTTTTAATCATCTAATTCCTGAAGAGATTGATTCTGAAATCAATATTCACATGGTTTATGAAAAAATATGGGGTTTATGGTCAGGCGACTGGAATGAAATTTCAGAAAAAAACAACTTTCAATTCACGGTTGATCCAGTATTTAAATATGAAATCATCAACAATCTTACCGAGAAGACGATAAGTAACTATATTATATCATCAAATTGGAAAGATGTATCTAACAAGAAGTGACGTTTTAAAAAGGTATAATAAAGATCTGTTTATTCGGCCTTTATTAGAGGAGAGTCAAATAGGAGAAATCACAACAGATTTTCGTTTAGGGTATGATTTTCATATTTCTTCACAGGGAAGAAATTCAACGTTAAATGCTTCTCTTATCAACAATGAAAATCAATCAATTGATGATTCGTTTACTCAAACAAGGAGAAGACCGGGTGAGACCTTTGTTTTATATCCCAATCAAACAGTGCTCGCAATTAGTCTAGAGTATTTAAAACTTCCAAACGATATTTCATTGTTACTAGGATTAAGAAGCTCTTATTCAAGATTAGGATTACACTCTTCATCAATGTTTCAACCAGGATATGTTGGTTGCTTGTCGATTGAAATCACGAATGTGAACAAAATACCAATAAATGTAACTGTTGGCTCAAGGCTTTTCCAAGGTCGATTTGTTTCAATGAATGAAAAATCAAATTATTTTCACAAAAAAAGAAAGTATTCGTGCCAAACTAGACCTAAAGTTTCGGCTCTTCACGAAGATTCAGATTTAATTTTTCTGAAAAAATACTTTGACTCACTTCAGTCTAGTTAAAACAGAGTTTAATCTCAAGCGGGTTAAAATTAAACCAGAGTTGACCCCAATAAAGCACTTGAATTTTCCTTTGAAGAAACTTCAATTTCTGATAATGCTTCTTCAATATCCCAAACAAGATCTTTTGGATTTTCGACACCAACAGAAATTCGCACCAAGTTGTTAGTGATTCCGTACTTCAATTTTTCTTCTGGATCTACTCCCGCATGTGTCATTGATGCAGGGTGTTGTGCCAAAGACTCAGTACTTCCCAAGCTGACTGCCAATTTGATTAATTTCAGATTATTCAAAAACTGAAAGGATTCTTTTTCTCCGCCCTCGAGAATAAATGACAGCATCGCTCCAGCTGAAGAAAATTGTCTTTTGAAAATTTCGTGCTGTTTCGTTCCCTCCTTTAGAGCTCCTAGATAATGAATGGTTTTTACTTTTGGATGGTTGATTAATGCATTGAATACGTAAGCCGCATTTTCTGCCTGACGCTCCATTCGGATTTTTAGGGTTTCAAGGCTCCTTAACAACAGCCAGCCTGTCCAAGGTCCAGCCATATTTCCAAGAAAGGTTCTCATTCCCTTTACCTGAGCAATTAGCTCTTTACTGCCGAGGCATGCGCCAGCTATCACATCACTATGACCACCAATGTATTTCGTTGCTGAATATAAAACTAAATCCGCTCCATGCTCCAAAGGGTGCTGCCAGATAGGACCCATGTAGGTATTATCAACAGCAATTATCGGACGCTTGTTTTTAGTAAATTTCTCTGCAATTGATCTACATATCTGTAGATCTACAAGGTGGTTAGTCGGGTTAGCCGGGGTTTCAACATAGATCATTTTTAATGAATGACCACTATTAATAATTATCTGCTCAATTTCTTCTTGGGTCTGACCTGGATCAAAGCCTATCACATTTATACCAAATTTTGGAAGTACATGCTTCACGAAGTGGTCTGTTCCTCCATAAATTGGATTACTATGTAGTAATAGATCC is from Marinobacter alexandrii and encodes:
- a CDS encoding 3-hydroxyacyl-CoA dehydrogenase/enoyl-CoA hydratase family protein: MKRTIKKAAVLGSGIMGSRIACHFANIGVEVILLDIVPRDLSEKDTDNLSARNKLVNDALQTAIKSNPSPLYDKSKASLIETGNFDDDLQRIKEVDWIIEVVVENLDIKKSLFEKVEQHRISGTLITSNTSGIPIHLMLDGRSDDFQKHFCGTHFFNPPRYLRLLEIIPTTKTDPEIIDFFMHYGDLYLGKETVLCKDTPAFIANRIGVYGMMSTIHVVDELGLTVNEVDKLTGPVIGHAKSATFRTSDLVGLDTLVNVSNNLYAALEKDESREKFKLPKVVKSLSENKWLGDKTGQGFYKKVKKDGKSEILELNLKTLEYEPKSKAKFDVMDTTKNIEDVRERLPILLKDEGKAGDFYRKTFYDLFKYCTNRIPEIADELYRIDQAVAAGFAWELGPFESWDVLGVEETVTKMKEAGMEPASWVQEMLDAGHKSFYNFENGKKHYYDIPSKSYKVIPGTEGLIFLDAFKANKKVWDKPGATIYDIGDGVLNLEFHTKMNSVDADVIEGINTAITMAEKDFRGVVIGNEGQNFSAGANLAMLFMYAVDQEFDEIDLMIRTFQNTMTKARFSSVPVVAATSGLVLGGGCELSLHCDAIQAHAESYVGLVEVGVGLIPGGGGTKEMTLRAADDYTPGDPELNTLQEYFMNIATAKVATSAAEARKMHILKGGDEITLNRKRLLTDAKDKVVALADAGYTQPVERDNIKVQGKSALAMFHAGIGGMKYGSYISEHDQKIGQKLAWIMAGGDLSAPTKVSEQYLLDLEREAFLSLCGEPKTLERIQSILFKGKPLRN
- a CDS encoding MarR family transcriptional regulator: MKREETVDYNIKGLWHSISRMYNQFGAKYDVTASTGFVLLNIDVENGTPATKIAPLLGMESRSLTRMLKAMEEKGWVYREKDPTDGRSVRIFLSDLGQEKRELSRRAVREFNTKIQTLIPQERLNDFFTVVQQINAIIDEPSLFNKIAEEISNEFASSGLLQNQ
- the dcd gene encoding dCTP deaminase gives rise to the protein MYLTRSDVLKRYNKDLFIRPLLEESQIGEITTDFRLGYDFHISSQGRNSTLNASLINNENQSIDDSFTQTRRRPGETFVLYPNQTVLAISLEYLKLPNDISLLLGLRSSYSRLGLHSSSMFQPGYVGCLSIEITNVNKIPINVTVGSRLFQGRFVSMNEKSNYFHKKRKYSCQTRPKVSALHEDSDLIFLKKYFDSLQSS
- a CDS encoding cystathionine gamma-synthase family protein, with product MKNLSPESLMMSYGFKPSLSEGAIKPPIFQTSTFVFESAEDGKAFFEQAYGLREKEDEEELGLIYSRLNNPDLEILENRLCLWDQAEEAAVFESGMGAITTALLQFLEPGDLLLHSNPIYGGTDHFVKHVLPKFGINVIGFDPGQTQEEIEQIIINSGHSLKMIYVETPANPTNHLVDLQICRSIAEKFTKNKRPIIAVDNTYMGPIWQHPLEHGADLVLYSATKYIGGHSDVIAGACLGSKELIAQVKGMRTFLGNMAGPWTGWLLLRSLETLKIRMERQAENAAYVFNALINHPKVKTIHYLGALKEGTKQHEIFKRQFSSAGAMLSFILEGGEKESFQFLNNLKLIKLAVSLGSTESLAQHPASMTHAGVDPEEKLKYGITNNLVRISVGVENPKDLVWDIEEALSEIEVSSKENSSALLGSTLV